Proteins encoded together in one Chelonoidis abingdonii isolate Lonesome George chromosome 1, CheloAbing_2.0, whole genome shotgun sequence window:
- the LOC116837070 gene encoding natural killer cells antigen CD94-like, producing MSEQAVKYVDLKFNSPSEQQKKQRPKNTRAKEVNEEVVTYTELKCHNASEQQRRRRTKNPQTKGSSAPSSQWMLIIVILGIFCLALLTAVGFLSAKVFQVSDPPCGQLGNLTTEREIFQGWKSLCQEHWFQRGKKCYLFSTEYKSWLESREACSFHGSRLLVIEGKEELAFINPLATFHWIGLSRGKTYRSWMWGNGTALSTDWFPVKKGYMDGDCAVVRGGGLFSDDCKDKKRYICEQSALLVKPDISHNGT from the exons ATGAGTGAACAGGCAGTGAAATATGTAGACTTGAAATTTAACTCTCCTTCTGAGCAACAGAAGAAACAAAGACCAAAGAACACCAGGGCCAAAG AAGTAAATGAGGAGGTGGTGACCTACACAGAACTGAAATGCCATAATGCTTCTGAGCAGCAGAGGAGACGAAGAACTAAGAACCCCCAGACCAAAG GTTCTTCTGCTCCATCTTCTCAGTGGATGCTCATTATAGTGATTCTTGGGATCTTCTGCTTGGCTTTGCTGACAGCAGTGGGTTTCTTGAGTGCCAAAG TTTTTCAGGTCTCTGATCCACCATGTGGACAGCTGGGAAACCTCACGACAGAAAGGGAAATTTTCCAAG gatGGAAGTCTCTTTGCCAAGAACATTGGTTTCAACGTGGAAAGAAATGCTACCTCTTTTCTACTGAATACAAATCTTGGCTGGAGAGTCGAGAGGCCTGCTCTTTTCATGGCTCCAGACTCCTTGTGATAGAAGGCAAAGAAGAGCTG GCTTTCATAAACCCACTGGCAACTTTTCACTGGATAGGATTATCACGTGGCAAGACCTACAGATCCTGGATGTGGGGAAATGGCACAGCTCTCTCCACTGATTG GTTTCCAGTAAAGAAAGGATACATGGATGGGGACTGTGCAGTTGTCAGAGGTGGAGGGCTCTTCTCTGATGACTGCAAAGATAAAAAGCGCTATATTTGTGAGCAGTCAGCTCTTTTGGTGAAACCTGACATATCACACAATGGAACTTGA